A genome region from Labilibaculum antarcticum includes the following:
- a CDS encoding T9SS type B sorting domain-containing protein, translating into MKRNGVSLLLIIFLQLLYLSAEAKDFYWISGSGNFNDIQHWSDQPGGKINPGALLPDKDDNVYFDEFSFPDAGAEVVITSVARCLNMHWGNVQNTPTLKTDNNIAHYLVIYGGVKFNTQMIIDLDRPLYFRANTLGNVIDFGGNSFNGDFFFENNGGWRVTSDLYLFDNTVYFNQGTLSIEAELTCGSLVSENPVSRELYLNSATINLDGSGTVLSIQTDNLNLYPGDSKIIVSATNSTIEITGTKRVDFYDVLFTGNNGVIESSNILTSFHDVNFDLDGSLQGENDFNDLTLTAGQTYSINNGTQNINGIFTALGECYAYINLIGDAAGGNISATAVNLNHLKVQNINASGDAIPFVANNSYNLGGNNNVNWTFNAPPSDDYIWLGTAGDGKWGTHSNWDSNCVPSRNNNAIIGAGYTVEIDVPAECKSLSIDDAAILQGSNNLGIFGSLAAGNCTWVFDGEIQFDGDNTTNRIAINSVFIGPVSFIGAGEWTVDTDITVTNNLELFKGKLHVNGNRLTVGQFISTSTYNRELDLTNSNMDINDGVSKAWNIAGSNFALTSSNSEIKLLSDGAEFYNNTSDYLTYGSVVFNYPDGQVFLTNEGEDPVFKKLNFNGSAKLSGDHQFEQLVLNQGKEYLFQSGSTQKILNADGLRAHGTCYEYITLKGDGGIAFFDCDVSSSDLIRLRIEDVNVKGGYITSGNLLEAKESIGISGYDGWFFPNDLTGTTIKWTGNVDSDWFTAGNWEGGCLPNRLDDVVFDDANILNSYEVNISKKASLAECHNMTWTNANSMSFTGDQPISIFGSLDFSEMLNANYDYSGDFYMKSENPATIDAGAVELISDLLFEGTQQDDDTWLAGTWTLTSALKTSGLIRLEYGGIVSNDQEMEAASFLSPSDNARSLTLGSSIFKLERFEISPDGFTFDAGTSEIIFTTEGNLIISKGAVPVAFNNVTFEDADGNSHLKNYSDDVSFNNLAFNGNTYFEQANDSKINFSAESIELAIGKTYVFESGQTYIFGDVIANGACEGTIDITASRADQAIFQAKTGVTNITVNSVNILNVKAEPTDVFVAKASINLGGADGWKFEDEPAGIDLFWILGTGNWDDPGHWATTSGALIADGCVPTAKDNVFFDNGSFTDTEQTVYTGASDIRCRTMDWTGSEAARPYFEMGTTDITGVYIYGSLIFNSAVEIDLSPMVDFYFRATELQEINSFGYVFPNIVEFDGKGGEWKLLDDMIMEGDCFIRYGKLITDGNVLECKSITSTDPPEGINSRSLDIQNSNVTINGKDDVFGFSLNLNLADFNYDQGFEFLSDNSTITFTNDAKVSILGTATHSINFNNVVFEKEGVLSANSVTGFLPYVEYLNFKNNGNVSGNYKFGTVELGRGFEFKFQNGKIYEMGYLLADGSCFAPISLHSDKDTKQTTILAANDVTGNFLELKDIVGDASKGASYTATNSFDLGNVTGWIIDGAIDPIALYWTGNGIDDSWDNHENWSRTEDGSEEGCKPTLNDDVFFTSNSFLGSKLVELTADGQCHNMTWYDDVDPGANFTVDASLQIGGFMDLTATMSLSMRGAFDFIGDGLAGDKIVDFANKSMDGDVIFNGDAQSWIWNSSLITSGDLYLESGSVNTGGNKFTVGRFSSLSSAVRQFDMSDSQVTVTSDEPTGWNMIMNTAGGLDFIATDTKITFANGGGIYCKTDNEVTFGFIDFMNNGIIKIIGLGKGSFGSVSFFEQGQIYGDNTFTNLEFTLGYENNIIESGKTITVINDLKMEGVRCSYVFLKASTPGSKAFINKPSGLYSKIFNTSFTDIAGSSGSGGDHPVRYKYDDNSGSSTGFYELTEDADGDGIDEENPRSFESSFEKQEWCSNVAIIDNVTGFPINSSTTFQWLYSIDGSSYVVIDGETNAVIEVTESGFYKVKVMYSLSNEASNCEIESIAEVLLGTVSNVSLEITANNVKCYGEGNGYIIAKVKEGADGNYPDYTFLWKDEAGNDLIDSPDEINWTSTVTNLTPGKYNITVADSKNCDFDTIVNIFDAYELIVDDITPKYLTCFTIPTGEILVTASGGTGNLSYFLDNVVQSSENITGLYSGDYKVHVSDANLCLTPDQDITLNSNPEIVMDLNGSDLLCYNDSNGEFVPIITGGVPDYTYAWTGPAGYTATTANISGLAGGTYELTLTDAVNCPSALSHLLVEPQELITKELTIEAANCNGEKSGEIFVEATQGTPGYEYSLNRDEDTTDKYENTTGIFSDLAPKDYTLRIVDAKKCEFESIVTIAEPGEIGFLVEDIVLPTCKKTADGIILITPYGGNSGYKYSWSGPSDYRSYSQNIENIESGDYSLLITDKNNCFSEGKVDLNLGLTIQLGLVVEQHIKVAGIKSGILSIETLEGTIPYSFTVTGPGGYSSVSPDNYDDNSFLIENLAAGVYTVVATDASGCSTVEKSIIIKEPGAAFTYIEEKQAVGCVGSPVGELRAHATGGDDIFTYNWSGPGAYTGTGETVSGLAEGVYTVTATSAGQSATNTYELLAPYPINASLASVKNVSCNNTADGEIELDVDFGSADYTIAWTNGAGFLSSAKHILDLEPGTYDYTITSEYACSVSGSATITEPTQLALTVTPFDISAEGERDGELSATVTGGTPPYIFIVSGPNGYSYSESANASGNISVNGLEMGVYEVVVLDANECRIEDSKRVHEPAKLLLFVTSKTDVTCPDGDDGAVTVDYLGESDPANLSFSWTGDHYFRSTDKDVKDMKAGTYIVTVYDSLGDPGYERQSLQVIVDEPEKLVPEFWKKDISCFGLIDGYINLHPKGGTPGYTYLWGGPGVVGVNEDQQGLSAGTYSVQITDFNNCKSEIATIEIVEPKEVLVTVAGFSEPTCYGLEDGWIQLDISEGTEPYLVNWDNYGSITKDIFDIESGDYSFVVVDNNGCETVGSKPLSQPDTLIAEIIDFEGPNCHGENSGSALVDISGGTPNYLIEWSDGQETDIASDLRVGTYDVKVIDEHGCFDVSSVELIQPEELIVEVEASRPTTMDANDGSIRIDVSGGVLDYSIDWVDQDLNPYYGTSIEDLGRGRYDLTIIDQNGCLRDSTIVLEYLYENRIKIPKAFTPNNDSYNDFWDIERIEFVQKLKIVIYDRWGKAVYIFSGTGNQYRGDPWTGADGNTNLPIGSYYYAVELDDEKPMMGTVTILR; encoded by the coding sequence ATGAAAAGAAATGGAGTAAGTCTACTATTAATTATTTTTTTACAGCTATTATATTTATCCGCCGAGGCTAAGGATTTTTATTGGATTAGCGGTTCTGGTAATTTCAATGACATACAACATTGGAGCGATCAGCCGGGCGGTAAGATTAATCCAGGAGCCTTGTTGCCAGATAAAGATGATAACGTCTATTTTGATGAATTTTCTTTTCCTGATGCAGGAGCAGAGGTTGTAATCACTAGTGTTGCACGTTGTCTGAATATGCATTGGGGCAATGTACAAAACACACCTACTCTGAAAACGGATAATAATATTGCTCATTATTTGGTGATTTACGGAGGTGTGAAATTCAACACTCAGATGATTATCGACCTTGATCGTCCTCTTTATTTTAGAGCAAATACCTTAGGAAATGTAATTGATTTTGGGGGGAATTCATTTAATGGTGATTTCTTTTTTGAAAACAATGGTGGTTGGAGAGTTACCAGTGATCTGTATTTATTTGATAATACAGTCTATTTTAATCAGGGAACTTTAAGTATTGAAGCAGAATTGACTTGTGGAAGTCTTGTTTCTGAGAATCCTGTTTCTAGAGAACTGTATTTAAATTCTGCGACTATTAATCTAGATGGGAGCGGAACAGTTTTATCTATCCAAACAGATAATTTAAATCTGTATCCTGGGGATTCAAAAATAATTGTTAGTGCTACGAATTCAACGATTGAAATAACCGGAACTAAACGAGTAGATTTTTACGATGTCCTATTTACAGGAAACAATGGTGTGATTGAAAGTTCTAATATCCTGACGTCTTTCCATGATGTAAATTTTGATTTAGACGGTAGTCTGCAAGGAGAAAATGATTTTAATGATTTAACCTTGACTGCAGGACAGACCTATTCTATTAATAATGGGACACAGAATATAAACGGAATATTTACAGCACTTGGTGAGTGTTATGCATATATTAATTTGATTGGGGATGCTGCAGGAGGAAATATTTCGGCTACAGCAGTAAACCTTAATCATCTAAAAGTTCAAAATATCAACGCAAGTGGAGATGCAATTCCTTTTGTGGCGAACAATTCATATAATTTAGGTGGAAACAATAATGTCAATTGGACTTTTAATGCTCCTCCTTCGGATGATTACATATGGTTAGGAACCGCTGGTGATGGCAAGTGGGGAACACATTCTAATTGGGATAGTAATTGCGTACCATCCAGAAATAATAATGCAATAATAGGGGCAGGTTATACGGTAGAAATTGATGTTCCTGCCGAATGTAAAAGCCTTAGTATTGATGATGCTGCAATTTTACAAGGATCTAATAATTTAGGAATTTTCGGATCTCTTGCTGCAGGGAATTGTACTTGGGTTTTTGATGGCGAAATACAGTTTGATGGAGATAACACAACAAATAGAATAGCAATAAACTCGGTTTTTATTGGACCAGTTTCTTTTATTGGTGCTGGAGAGTGGACTGTTGATACGGACATTACTGTTACAAATAATTTAGAGTTATTTAAAGGGAAATTGCATGTCAATGGAAATAGATTAACTGTTGGGCAATTTATTTCAACAAGTACTTATAATCGAGAGTTAGATTTGACTAATTCGAATATGGATATTAATGATGGTGTTTCCAAAGCATGGAATATTGCAGGTAGTAATTTTGCACTAACGAGTAGTAATTCTGAAATTAAATTATTATCGGATGGGGCTGAATTTTATAACAATACCTCAGATTATCTTACGTATGGAAGTGTCGTTTTTAATTATCCTGATGGTCAGGTGTTTTTAACCAATGAAGGTGAAGATCCAGTTTTCAAAAAATTGAATTTTAACGGAAGTGCAAAACTATCCGGGGATCATCAATTTGAACAATTGGTTTTAAATCAGGGAAAAGAATATTTGTTTCAGTCGGGAAGTACACAGAAAATTTTAAATGCAGATGGATTGCGTGCACATGGTACTTGTTATGAGTATATTACATTAAAAGGTGATGGTGGTATTGCTTTCTTCGATTGTGATGTGTCGTCAAGCGATTTGATTCGTTTAAGAATTGAAGATGTAAATGTTAAGGGTGGGTATATTACTTCTGGCAATTTATTGGAAGCAAAAGAATCAATTGGTATTTCAGGATACGATGGATGGTTTTTTCCTAATGATTTAACCGGAACAACAATAAAATGGACAGGAAATGTAGATAGTGACTGGTTTACAGCTGGTAACTGGGAGGGTGGTTGTTTACCAAACCGATTGGATGATGTTGTTTTCGACGATGCAAATATCTTAAATAGCTATGAAGTAAATATTTCAAAAAAAGCATCTTTAGCAGAATGTCATAATATGACTTGGACGAATGCTAATTCAATGAGTTTTACTGGAGACCAACCAATATCTATTTTTGGAAGTCTTGATTTTTCAGAAATGCTTAATGCCAACTACGACTATTCTGGAGATTTTTATATGAAATCAGAAAATCCTGCAACTATTGATGCGGGAGCAGTGGAATTAATTAGCGATCTGCTTTTTGAAGGAACACAACAAGATGATGATACTTGGCTTGCTGGAACATGGACATTAACAAGTGCATTGAAAACATCTGGTTTAATTCGGTTGGAGTATGGAGGTATCGTTTCAAACGATCAGGAGATGGAAGCGGCTAGTTTTTTATCCCCTTCTGATAATGCAAGATCATTGACATTAGGATCGTCAATTTTTAAATTAGAACGATTTGAAATTTCTCCTGATGGCTTTACTTTCGATGCAGGTACGTCAGAAATAATATTTACAACAGAAGGAAATTTAATTATATCAAAAGGTGCAGTTCCTGTTGCATTCAATAATGTAACTTTTGAAGATGCAGATGGGAATTCTCATCTGAAAAATTATTCTGATGATGTTTCATTTAATAATTTGGCTTTTAATGGCAACACCTATTTTGAACAAGCAAATGATTCAAAAATTAATTTTTCGGCTGAAAGTATCGAACTTGCAATCGGAAAAACTTATGTGTTCGAGAGTGGTCAGACCTATATATTTGGAGATGTAATTGCAAATGGAGCTTGCGAAGGAACTATTGATATTACAGCTTCTCGTGCTGATCAGGCAATATTTCAGGCAAAAACAGGTGTTACTAATATCACAGTAAATTCAGTTAATATCTTAAATGTAAAAGCAGAACCTACTGATGTTTTTGTAGCAAAAGCTTCTATTAATTTAGGAGGAGCCGATGGATGGAAATTTGAAGATGAACCAGCAGGAATAGATTTATTTTGGATTTTAGGAACTGGAAATTGGGATGATCCTGGCCACTGGGCTACCACATCAGGAGCTCTTATTGCTGATGGTTGCGTGCCAACAGCAAAAGATAATGTATTCTTCGATAATGGTTCATTTACCGATACAGAACAAACCGTATATACAGGGGCTAGTGATATTCGATGCAGAACAATGGATTGGACTGGTTCTGAGGCTGCAAGGCCATATTTTGAAATGGGTACAACCGATATTACAGGTGTTTATATTTATGGATCTCTTATTTTTAATTCCGCAGTAGAAATTGATCTTTCACCTATGGTTGATTTCTACTTCAGAGCGACCGAACTTCAGGAAATCAATTCTTTTGGTTATGTGTTTCCAAATATTGTTGAATTTGATGGTAAAGGGGGAGAGTGGAAATTGCTGGATGATATGATCATGGAAGGTGATTGTTTTATTCGTTACGGTAAGTTGATCACAGATGGAAATGTCTTGGAGTGTAAAAGTATAACATCTACAGATCCGCCAGAGGGAATTAATTCCAGAAGCTTAGACATTCAAAACTCGAATGTAACAATTAATGGGAAAGATGATGTTTTTGGGTTTTCATTAAATTTGAATCTAGCTGATTTTAACTATGATCAGGGATTTGAATTTTTATCAGATAATAGTACAATTACTTTTACAAATGATGCAAAAGTATCAATTTTAGGTACTGCGACTCATAGCATTAACTTTAATAATGTTGTTTTTGAAAAAGAGGGTGTTTTATCAGCAAATAGTGTTACTGGATTTTTACCTTATGTAGAGTATCTTAATTTTAAGAATAATGGTAACGTTAGTGGGAATTATAAATTTGGGACAGTTGAATTAGGACGAGGGTTCGAATTTAAATTCCAAAATGGGAAAATATACGAAATGGGTTACCTTCTTGCTGATGGTAGTTGTTTTGCACCAATTTCACTGCATTCTGATAAAGACACAAAACAAACTACAATACTTGCTGCTAATGATGTTACAGGTAATTTTCTCGAATTAAAAGATATTGTAGGTGATGCTTCTAAAGGAGCAAGCTATACCGCAACGAATTCATTTGATCTTGGTAACGTTACTGGCTGGATTATTGACGGTGCTATTGATCCGATAGCTTTGTATTGGACCGGAAATGGTATTGACGATAGTTGGGACAATCACGAAAACTGGAGTAGAACTGAAGATGGTAGTGAAGAGGGTTGTAAACCTACCTTAAACGATGATGTTTTCTTTACTTCGAATTCATTTTTAGGAAGCAAATTGGTCGAATTGACTGCAGATGGTCAATGTCACAATATGACATGGTATGATGATGTGGATCCCGGTGCCAACTTTACTGTTGACGCAAGTCTTCAAATTGGTGGATTCATGGATTTGACAGCGACTATGTCGTTGAGTATGCGAGGTGCTTTTGACTTTATTGGTGACGGCTTAGCAGGAGATAAAATTGTTGATTTTGCGAATAAATCGATGGATGGAGATGTGATCTTTAATGGAGATGCACAATCGTGGATTTGGAATTCAAGCCTGATCACTTCCGGGGATCTGTATTTGGAAAGTGGTTCTGTTAACACGGGAGGGAACAAATTTACTGTGGGTAGATTTAGCTCTCTTTCTAGTGCTGTTCGTCAGTTTGATATGAGCGATTCTCAAGTGACTGTAACCTCTGATGAGCCTACTGGCTGGAACATGATAATGAATACCGCTGGCGGATTGGATTTTATAGCAACAGATACTAAAATTACATTTGCCAATGGTGGAGGTATTTATTGCAAGACCGATAATGAAGTGACTTTTGGTTTTATTGATTTTATGAATAATGGGATTATAAAAATCATAGGTCTAGGAAAAGGATCTTTTGGTTCCGTATCATTTTTCGAACAAGGTCAAATTTATGGAGACAATACGTTTACCAATTTGGAATTCACGCTTGGATATGAAAATAATATTATTGAATCAGGGAAAACAATTACTGTAATCAATGATTTAAAAATGGAAGGTGTGCGTTGTTCCTATGTATTCTTGAAAGCAAGTACTCCTGGTAGTAAAGCATTTATAAATAAGCCATCAGGATTGTATAGTAAAATTTTTAATACTTCATTTACTGATATTGCCGGATCATCAGGTTCTGGTGGAGATCATCCTGTTCGCTATAAATATGATGATAATAGTGGAAGTAGTACCGGTTTTTATGAATTGACTGAAGATGCAGATGGGGATGGTATTGATGAGGAAAATCCACGTTCTTTTGAATCAAGTTTTGAGAAACAAGAATGGTGCAGCAATGTTGCAATTATAGATAATGTAACGGGTTTCCCTATTAATAGTAGCACGACTTTTCAATGGCTTTATAGTATTGATGGGTCTTCTTATGTTGTAATAGATGGAGAAACCAATGCTGTAATTGAAGTGACCGAAAGTGGTTTCTACAAAGTTAAAGTTATGTATTCTTTAAGTAATGAAGCTTCGAATTGTGAAATTGAGTCTATTGCAGAAGTATTACTTGGAACGGTTTCAAATGTATCCCTTGAAATTACGGCCAATAACGTGAAGTGTTATGGAGAAGGAAACGGGTATATTATTGCAAAAGTAAAAGAAGGAGCCGATGGGAATTATCCGGATTATACATTTTTATGGAAAGATGAAGCAGGAAATGACCTTATAGATTCTCCTGATGAAATTAATTGGACAAGTACAGTGACAAACTTAACACCTGGCAAGTACAATATTACGGTTGCTGATAGTAAAAATTGTGATTTTGATACTATCGTAAATATTTTTGATGCTTACGAATTGATAGTTGATGATATCACTCCAAAATACTTGACTTGTTTTACCATTCCTACAGGAGAGATTTTGGTTACGGCATCCGGTGGTACTGGAAACTTATCTTACTTCTTAGATAATGTGGTACAGTCAAGTGAAAATATTACCGGATTATATTCCGGTGATTACAAAGTGCATGTTTCAGATGCAAACTTGTGTTTGACTCCTGATCAGGATATTACTTTGAATTCAAATCCTGAGATTGTAATGGATTTGAATGGTTCCGATTTACTTTGTTATAATGATAGCAATGGAGAATTTGTTCCTATTATAACAGGTGGAGTTCCAGATTACACTTATGCATGGACTGGTCCTGCGGGATACACAGCTACAACAGCTAATATTTCTGGTTTGGCAGGAGGAACATATGAATTAACTCTTACCGATGCAGTTAACTGTCCTTCAGCATTGAGTCATCTGTTAGTTGAGCCGCAGGAATTAATCACAAAAGAGTTAACAATTGAGGCTGCAAATTGTAATGGTGAAAAATCAGGTGAAATATTTGTTGAAGCAACTCAAGGAACTCCAGGCTATGAATATTCTTTAAATAGAGATGAAGATACAACAGATAAATACGAAAATACAACTGGTATTTTCTCAGATTTGGCACCGAAAGATTATACACTTCGTATAGTCGATGCAAAAAAATGTGAATTCGAATCAATTGTCACTATTGCAGAACCAGGAGAAATAGGTTTCTTAGTTGAAGATATTGTATTGCCAACCTGTAAGAAAACTGCCGATGGAATTATACTAATTACTCCTTACGGTGGAAATAGCGGTTACAAATACAGTTGGTCAGGCCCTAGCGACTACCGATCTTATTCTCAGAATATTGAAAATATAGAATCTGGTGATTACAGTTTGCTGATTACCGATAAAAACAATTGTTTTTCAGAAGGTAAAGTTGATTTGAATTTAGGATTAACAATTCAATTAGGTTTGGTTGTAGAACAACATATTAAAGTTGCAGGAATCAAAAGTGGTATTCTTTCTATTGAAACTTTGGAAGGAACAATTCCTTATAGTTTTACTGTAACTGGTCCTGGTGGCTATTCATCCGTTAGCCCGGATAATTACGACGACAACAGTTTCTTGATTGAGAATTTAGCTGCAGGTGTATATACTGTTGTTGCAACAGATGCTTCGGGATGTTCAACTGTTGAAAAATCAATAATCATTAAAGAACCTGGAGCTGCTTTTACTTATATTGAGGAAAAACAAGCGGTTGGTTGTGTAGGATCTCCAGTGGGAGAACTAAGAGCACATGCTACTGGTGGTGATGATATTTTTACTTACAATTGGTCTGGTCCTGGAGCTTACACAGGTACAGGAGAAACAGTTTCAGGTTTAGCCGAAGGTGTTTATACAGTTACGGCAACATCGGCAGGTCAATCGGCGACTAATACTTATGAATTATTAGCTCCGTATCCAATAAATGCAAGTCTTGCAAGTGTTAAAAATGTAAGCTGTAATAATACTGCTGATGGGGAGATTGAACTGGATGTTGATTTTGGTTCTGCAGATTATACCATAGCTTGGACTAATGGAGCTGGGTTTTTATCCTCAGCAAAACACATACTTGATTTGGAACCAGGAACCTATGATTATACCATAACTTCAGAATATGCTTGTTCTGTTTCTGGAAGTGCAACAATTACGGAACCAACACAGCTTGCTTTAACAGTAACACCTTTTGATATTTCAGCAGAAGGAGAGCGTGATGGAGAACTTTCGGCAACGGTTACAGGTGGTACTCCACCATATATTTTCATCGTTTCCGGACCAAATGGATATTCTTATTCTGAATCGGCAAATGCATCGGGAAATATCTCGGTTAATGGTTTGGAGATGGGAGTTTACGAAGTGGTTGTTTTGGATGCAAATGAGTGTAGAATTGAAGATTCAAAAAGGGTTCACGAACCTGCAAAATTACTGCTGTTTGTGACTTCAAAGACAGATGTTACTTGTCCTGATGGCGATGATGGTGCAGTCACTGTTGATTATTTAGGCGAAAGTGATCCTGCAAATTTATCTTTTTCATGGACTGGAGATCATTATTTTAGAAGTACGGATAAAGATGTTAAAGATATGAAGGCTGGTACTTATATCGTAACGGTATACGATTCATTAGGTGATCCTGGTTATGAACGTCAGAGTCTTCAGGTAATAGTTGATGAACCCGAAAAGCTGGTGCCGGAATTCTGGAAGAAAGATATCTCTTGTTTTGGACTGATTGATGGTTACATCAATTTGCACCCCAAAGGAGGAACGCCGGGTTATACTTATTTATGGGGTGGCCCTGGTGTTGTTGGAGTAAATGAAGATCAACAAGGACTTTCGGCAGGAACTTATTCAGTTCAGATAACAGATTTCAATAATTGTAAATCGGAAATTGCAACAATCGAAATTGTAGAGCCAAAGGAAGTTCTGGTTACAGTAGCTGGTTTTTCGGAACCAACCTGTTATGGCTTGGAAGATGGCTGGATTCAACTTGATATCTCGGAAGGAACAGAGCCGTATTTGGTAAATTGGGATAATTATGGTAGTATCACTAAAGATATATTTGACATAGAATCTGGTGATTATTCGTTTGTAGTTGTTGATAACAATGGTTGCGAGACAGTGGGATCTAAGCCATTGAGTCAGCCAGATACCTTGATTGCAGAAATTATAGATTTTGAAGGTCCAAATTGTCATGGGGAAAATTCTGGTAGTGCATTAGTTGATATTTCAGGCGGAACGCCAAATTATTTAATTGAATGGTCGGATGGTCAGGAAACAGATATTGCTTCTGATTTAAGGGTAGGCACTTATGATGTAAAGGTTATCGATGAGCACGGTTGTTTTGATGTGTCCAGTGTCGAACTGATACAGCCAGAGGAATTGATTGTAGAAGTTGAAGCGAGTCGTCCAACAACAATGGATGCTAATGATGGTTCCATTCGAATTGATGTTAGCGGAGGAGTTCTTGATTATTCTATTGACTGGGTTGATCAGGATTTGAATCCTTACTATGGAACAAGCATTGAGGATTTAGGAAGAGGAAGATATGACTTAACTATAATAGATCAGAATGGTTGTCTGCGAGATTCAACAATTGTACTTGAATATTTATATGAAAACAGAATAAAAATACCAAAGGCATTTACGCCAAATAATGATAGTTATAATGACTTTTGGGATATTGAAAGAATTGAGTTCGTGCAAAAACTTAAGATTGTAATTTACGATCGATGGGGGAAAGCAGTCTATATATTTAGTGGAACAGGTAATCAGTATCGCGGTGATCCTTGGACAGGTGCCGATGGAAATACAAATTTACCGATTGGTTCATACTATTATGCAGTAGAACTTGATGATGAAAAGCCAATGATGGGAACTGTTACAATTCTCCGTTAA